The Peribacillus sp. FSL P2-0133 genome has a segment encoding these proteins:
- a CDS encoding ABC transporter permease, translated as MSIPIPVTQTAKAKKKLELFDFFYKYGTILTIIILIVIFAVSNPSFIQTNNLINILRSISIVTIIAIGITISLTVDGFDLSVGSVASLANAIVISMFVWFSQDTLIAILAAIGASLVVGALNSFMIVKLRIPDMLMTLATMFIIQGIALTYTKGATVSQNMVMPDGTFATGLISPFFAKIGQVPWIILIMAVIVIATHIFLTYTKHGRYMYIIGGNKEAARLSGISVNKYKILAYLLSALLAAIGGIVLASRVMTSEINSGSPYLMDAVAAAFIGSSVLGAGKPNAFGTFVGAVLIGILQNGLIMMSVPYYAMDIVKGTVLALALAVTYYKQKH; from the coding sequence ATGAGCATACCCATTCCTGTTACACAGACAGCGAAAGCGAAGAAAAAGCTGGAACTATTCGACTTTTTCTATAAATACGGCACAATATTGACGATTATCATTCTGATTGTAATTTTTGCCGTGTCCAATCCATCTTTCATTCAAACGAATAATCTGATCAACATCCTGCGTTCCATTTCAATCGTGACCATCATTGCGATTGGCATTACGATATCCCTGACCGTGGATGGCTTCGACCTTTCCGTCGGCTCCGTCGCATCATTGGCCAATGCCATCGTCATATCAATGTTTGTCTGGTTTTCGCAGGATACATTAATCGCCATATTAGCTGCGATCGGCGCCTCACTTGTCGTAGGGGCTTTGAATTCATTCATGATCGTTAAATTGAGAATTCCCGACATGCTGATGACATTGGCTACCATGTTCATTATCCAGGGAATTGCCCTTACTTATACAAAAGGGGCAACGGTTTCGCAAAATATGGTCATGCCCGACGGGACATTCGCAACAGGACTGATCAGCCCATTTTTCGCCAAAATTGGCCAGGTACCATGGATAATCCTGATCATGGCAGTCATTGTGATTGCGACCCATATCTTTTTGACTTATACGAAGCACGGTCGTTATATGTACATTATTGGGGGAAATAAGGAAGCGGCGAGACTTTCCGGGATATCGGTCAATAAATACAAAATCCTTGCCTATCTGCTGTCAGCTCTATTAGCTGCAATCGGGGGGATTGTCCTAGCTTCAAGGGTCATGACATCGGAAATCAATTCAGGGTCCCCCTATTTAATGGATGCCGTTGCAGCAGCCTTCATTGGTTCCTCCGTTTTAGGAGCGGGAAAACCGAATGCATTTGGAACCTTTGTCGGTGCAGTCCTGATCGGAATCCTTCAAAATGGTTTGATCATGATGTCCGTTCCGTATTATGCGATGGATATCGTCAAAGGAACAGTGCTGGCCCTTGCGCTCGCGGTAACCTATTACAAACAAAAACACTAA
- a CDS encoding sugar ABC transporter substrate-binding protein, which produces MRRSIKGIFISAIASALLLTGCSTGQSSTESKKEEKVSFENVPERFADGDGAKIKVIRKIGGDDHTAQYLAGAKEEGEALGFQVDTYTANGDTAKFHDAIAQALEEDYDGYIISHGDDAATVNDVQKLVDAGKSVVTFDSISDLSKIDGVTLTSQDDEALATLAFDKLIKEQKGEAAIAYLWVDGFPPMVRRNAVYQEKLKENPGIKEVERFGVASADTSVQTQNAVAAMLNKYPKGKLDAIFATWDAFAIGAARAIKEAGRDEVKIYGIDVSNADLQEIQSADSSWSYTAAVDPKLIGAVNMRILAKKLAGEDTPQTYDLEASLISQKQVQASKEAVNMANLSGIVDGWGESTEFEEDWMKVLKDHYKK; this is translated from the coding sequence ATGAGAAGGTCTATTAAAGGGATATTTATTTCAGCCATCGCTTCGGCTTTGCTTTTAACGGGTTGCTCTACTGGGCAGAGTTCCACAGAATCGAAGAAAGAAGAAAAAGTATCATTTGAAAATGTACCGGAAAGATTTGCAGATGGGGATGGAGCCAAGATCAAAGTGATCCGTAAAATTGGCGGTGATGATCATACGGCCCAATACCTGGCGGGGGCGAAGGAAGAAGGAGAAGCACTCGGATTCCAAGTGGATACATATACAGCCAATGGTGATACGGCTAAATTTCATGATGCGATAGCGCAGGCATTGGAGGAAGATTACGACGGCTATATCATTTCCCATGGTGATGATGCAGCAACTGTGAATGACGTTCAAAAGTTGGTTGATGCAGGTAAAAGCGTTGTCACGTTCGATTCAATAAGCGATCTATCTAAAATAGATGGTGTGACATTAACTTCACAGGATGATGAAGCGTTGGCAACACTGGCTTTTGATAAACTGATAAAAGAGCAGAAAGGTGAAGCGGCAATTGCATATCTTTGGGTGGATGGTTTCCCACCAATGGTAAGAAGAAATGCAGTCTATCAGGAAAAACTAAAAGAAAATCCTGGGATTAAAGAAGTCGAAAGATTCGGAGTGGCATCTGCCGATACTTCGGTTCAGACACAAAATGCTGTAGCCGCAATGCTGAATAAATACCCTAAAGGTAAATTGGATGCCATTTTCGCAACATGGGATGCCTTTGCCATCGGTGCAGCCCGGGCGATTAAAGAAGCGGGCCGAGATGAAGTGAAGATATATGGAATTGATGTATCTAACGCAGATCTCCAGGAAATCCAATCGGCAGATAGCTCATGGTCCTACACGGCAGCAGTCGATCCCAAGTTGATCGGTGCAGTTAATATGAGGATATTGGCTAAAAAATTGGCGGGCGAAGATACGCCGCAAACCTATGACTTAGAGGCTTCACTTATTTCACAAAAGCAAGTCCAAGCTTCAAAAGAAGCGGTAAACATGGCAAATCTGTCTGGTATTGTCGATGGATGGGGTGAATCTACGGAATTTGAAGAAGATTGGATGAAAGTTTTGAAGGATCATTATAAAAAGTAA
- the hmpA gene encoding NO-inducible flavohemoprotein produces MLDAKTIEIVQSTAPVLKEHSKPIGKRFYELLFSKAPDLYNLFNQTNQKRGIQQEALGYAVYAAGEHITNLEAIKPVIKRVTEKHRAIGVKPEQYPVVGETLLQAVKDVLGDTATDEIIEAWGKAYGYIADAFIDIEKNLYEETEHQPGGWEGYRSFNIDKKIKESDVVTSFYLKPTDGKTIASYHAGQYLTLKAEIPGEKYTHIRHYSLSDSPGKDYYRISVKREDAHGDAPSGIVSNYLHKQLQVGDMLQFSAPAGDFELDNTDLPVVLISGGIGITPLLSMLNTIIEKQPQRQVTFIHATSNSQTHAFKDHLQQIVNEHQHIKSYVVYGAPTEADRTSGHFDKEGYVGLDFLQSIVPSKEANFYFCGPIPFMVAINEALNKWSVSKDHIHYEVFSPLAILGEE; encoded by the coding sequence ATGCTTGATGCTAAGACCATAGAAATCGTTCAGTCAACAGCACCTGTTCTCAAGGAACATAGTAAACCAATAGGAAAGAGATTTTATGAATTACTATTTTCAAAAGCTCCTGATTTGTATAATCTTTTTAACCAAACGAACCAAAAAAGAGGAATCCAACAGGAGGCATTGGGATATGCTGTCTATGCTGCAGGTGAACATATTACGAACCTTGAAGCGATAAAACCGGTAATTAAAAGAGTTACTGAGAAACATCGTGCCATAGGGGTCAAGCCTGAACAGTATCCGGTTGTAGGTGAAACATTGCTTCAAGCAGTTAAAGATGTGTTGGGTGACACAGCCACAGATGAAATCATTGAGGCATGGGGAAAGGCCTATGGCTATATTGCCGATGCCTTTATTGATATTGAAAAAAACCTTTATGAGGAAACAGAACATCAGCCTGGTGGATGGGAAGGATATCGAAGTTTCAATATCGATAAAAAGATAAAAGAAAGTGATGTGGTAACCTCCTTTTATCTAAAGCCTACAGACGGAAAAACCATTGCCTCCTATCATGCTGGGCAATACTTAACACTTAAGGCTGAAATTCCTGGCGAGAAATATACGCACATACGCCATTACAGTCTTTCGGATTCACCTGGTAAGGATTACTACCGAATTAGTGTTAAACGTGAAGATGCCCATGGAGATGCTCCATCTGGAATTGTATCTAACTATTTGCATAAACAGCTGCAAGTTGGAGATATGCTGCAATTTTCTGCTCCTGCAGGTGACTTCGAACTGGATAACACTGATTTACCCGTTGTTCTAATTAGTGGGGGTATTGGAATTACACCTTTGCTTAGCATGTTAAATACCATTATAGAAAAGCAACCACAACGTCAGGTTACGTTTATCCATGCAACAAGCAATAGTCAAACACATGCTTTTAAAGATCATCTGCAACAAATAGTGAATGAACACCAACATATAAAATCATATGTAGTCTATGGTGCACCAACAGAAGCCGATCGAACCTCTGGACATTTTGATAAAGAAGGATACGTGGGTTTAGACTTCCTGCAATCTATCGTTCCATCAAAAGAAGCTAATTTTTATTTCTGCGGACCTATTCCTTTTATGGTAGCAATCAATGAGGCCCTGAATAAATGGAGTGTATCGAAAGACCATATTCATTATGAAGTATTTAGTCCACTCGCTATTTTAGGAGAAGAATAA
- a CDS encoding trypsin-like peptidase domain-containing protein, whose amino-acid sequence MENYNGDEQVRVKAERKKGKSLWITSLVSGAVASMVTSSVFLFGGDFIDQGKSSVNEATETAGVQQTESVEKDKSVTAEKLSTSTDSNDRAEMVESASKSIVGVVNLQEMQNQNPYQQQSTESETVESGTGSGVIYKKANGKAYIITNNHVIEGAKEVEISLYDGQKATAAVVGADALTDLAVLTIDASKAPEGIKFGNSDSMRPGEEVLAIGNPLGLDFSRSVTQGIVSATGRSISVDTSDGEWELDVLQTDAAINPGNSGGALINTAGEVIGINSLKISENGVEGLGFAIPSNDVIPIVTELIENGKITRPYLGVSLASMEELPQYYIQNVPEAVKSGVMVTSIEAGSAAANGGLKQQDIIVEIDGTKINTAAALRKYLYTDKKIGDKVKVKVYRGTEEKTVTLTLQKP is encoded by the coding sequence ATGGAGAATTATAATGGTGATGAGCAAGTCAGAGTCAAGGCAGAACGGAAAAAGGGTAAATCTCTTTGGATAACCAGTCTTGTTTCCGGAGCGGTTGCTTCTATGGTTACATCGTCTGTATTTCTATTTGGCGGGGATTTTATAGATCAAGGGAAAAGTTCAGTGAATGAGGCAACAGAAACGGCAGGTGTACAGCAAACGGAAAGTGTTGAAAAGGATAAAAGTGTCACGGCGGAAAAGTTATCGACAAGTACGGATTCAAATGATAGGGCAGAGATGGTCGAATCAGCATCCAAATCAATTGTAGGGGTCGTGAATTTACAGGAGATGCAAAACCAGAACCCGTACCAGCAGCAAAGCACGGAGAGCGAAACGGTTGAGAGCGGCACTGGCTCAGGGGTCATATATAAAAAAGCTAATGGGAAAGCCTATATCATCACGAACAATCATGTTATTGAAGGAGCTAAGGAAGTCGAAATTTCATTGTATGATGGACAAAAGGCAACAGCAGCGGTTGTCGGCGCGGATGCTTTGACGGATTTAGCGGTTTTGACAATTGATGCCTCGAAAGCACCGGAGGGAATTAAATTCGGTAATTCTGATAGCATGCGTCCAGGTGAAGAAGTATTGGCAATTGGCAACCCACTTGGACTTGATTTTTCACGATCGGTTACACAAGGGATCGTCAGTGCGACCGGACGCTCCATTTCAGTCGATACCTCGGATGGGGAGTGGGAACTTGATGTCCTTCAAACAGATGCAGCGATCAACCCTGGCAATAGCGGCGGTGCTTTGATCAACACCGCTGGGGAAGTGATCGGCATAAACAGCTTGAAGATTTCCGAAAACGGTGTGGAAGGCTTAGGGTTTGCCATACCAAGCAATGATGTGATTCCGATTGTTACGGAGCTGATTGAAAATGGGAAAATCACGCGTCCATATTTAGGAGTCAGCTTGGCCAGTATGGAAGAACTGCCGCAATATTACATTCAAAATGTTCCTGAAGCCGTAAAGTCCGGTGTAATGGTGACGAGTATAGAAGCGGGATCGGCTGCGGCGAATGGAGGGCTTAAGCAACAGGATATCATCGTTGAAATTGATGGAACGAAAATAAATACAGCCGCTGCATTAAGGAAGTACTTATATACAGATAAGAAAATCGGCGATAAAGTAAAGGTTAAAGTATATAGGGGTACTGAAGAGAAAACGGTAACGTTAACCTTGCAAAAACCATAG
- a CDS encoding helix-turn-helix domain-containing protein: MRETCVPTGVKPNDTGFGYTLSLIGGKYKMIIMYWLSENKVMRHNQLKRSIGTISFKTLSIMLKELEADGLIIRKEFPQIPPKVEYSLSERGLSLIPLLNLMCEWGEKNSLPAQESVQP, translated from the coding sequence ATGCGTGAAACCTGTGTTCCGACTGGCGTGAAACCAAATGACACTGGCTTTGGATATACGTTGTCCTTAATAGGCGGCAAGTATAAAATGATCATAATGTATTGGCTGTCTGAAAATAAGGTTATGCGGCATAATCAGCTGAAGCGAAGTATCGGTACCATTTCCTTTAAAACACTAAGCATCATGTTAAAAGAGTTGGAGGCAGACGGCCTTATCATACGCAAGGAATTTCCCCAAATACCCCCAAAAGTAGAATATTCATTATCTGAACGTGGTCTATCTCTCATTCCATTGTTAAATTTGATGTGCGAGTGGGGAGAAAAAAACAGTTTGCCAGCTCAGGAGTCTGTACAGCCGTAG
- a CDS encoding NAD(P)H-dependent oxidoreductase yields MKTLVIVSHPSLETSVINKRWVEELRKYPEKYTLHELNKVYPDGNINAEKEQQLIESHSNLVLQFPFYWFNCPPLLKRWLDDVFTYGWAYGSNGGDKLKHRKAALAVSAGINKEDYSEEGSYRYTLEHLLSPFETTFLYCNADYRSFFAFYGAENEPSASELEKSAQDYLNFVDNL; encoded by the coding sequence TTGAAAACTCTTGTTATCGTATCACACCCAAGTCTAGAAACATCCGTCATAAATAAGAGATGGGTAGAAGAGCTCAGGAAATATCCGGAAAAGTATACATTACACGAATTGAATAAGGTTTACCCTGACGGAAACATTAATGCGGAAAAAGAACAGCAATTAATCGAATCGCATAGTAATCTTGTTTTACAGTTCCCTTTTTATTGGTTTAATTGTCCGCCTCTCCTAAAAAGATGGCTTGACGATGTTTTTACATATGGTTGGGCTTATGGTTCAAATGGAGGCGATAAATTAAAGCATCGCAAAGCTGCTTTAGCTGTATCTGCCGGAATTAACAAAGAAGATTATAGTGAAGAGGGAAGTTATCGCTATACACTTGAACATTTATTATCTCCCTTTGAAACTACCTTCCTATACTGCAATGCAGATTATCGTTCATTCTTTGCGTTTTATGGTGCTGAAAATGAGCCGTCCGCAAGCGAATTGGAAAAAAGCGCACAAGATTATTTGAATTTTGTCGACAACCTTTAA
- the qoxA gene encoding cytochrome aa3 quinol oxidase subunit II → MKIKWALLTILFTIATVLTGCDNPLMVLDPKGPVAATQADVIMISIWTMSFVVLVVMVLYIFMIMKYRASKQRDDYEPPHIEGSKVLEIIWVAIPILIVAFLSVVTVKTTNEVEATPKGYGDQEPLVIYASSSNWKWHFSYPEEDIETVNYLFIPTNRPIEFKLYSFGPISSFWIPQLGGQKYAMSDMVNTLHLAADVPGEYMGRNSNFSGSGFAQQTFNVNALSAKEYDKWVDEIKATAKPITEKKFNELLKPGHVGQSTYTGTHLEFSPAPEGENAGHDHGSSDTEENDSKDSHEEHSEHSNTSHDH, encoded by the coding sequence ATGAAAATAAAATGGGCTCTATTAACTATACTTTTTACAATTGCCACTGTGCTAACCGGTTGCGATAACCCATTAATGGTCTTGGACCCTAAAGGGCCAGTAGCTGCAACACAAGCAGATGTTATTATGATTTCGATATGGACAATGTCCTTTGTCGTCCTTGTCGTTATGGTACTGTATATCTTCATGATAATGAAATATCGTGCTTCCAAACAACGTGATGATTATGAACCGCCTCATATAGAAGGAAGTAAGGTTCTTGAAATAATTTGGGTTGCGATTCCAATTTTAATCGTCGCTTTCCTATCCGTTGTTACTGTTAAAACAACAAATGAAGTTGAGGCAACACCTAAAGGGTACGGAGATCAAGAACCTTTAGTTATTTACGCTTCATCTTCCAACTGGAAATGGCATTTTAGTTATCCGGAAGAGGATATCGAAACGGTCAACTATCTGTTTATACCTACTAACCGACCAATTGAATTTAAACTTTACTCATTCGGTCCAATCTCAAGTTTCTGGATTCCGCAACTTGGAGGACAAAAATACGCGATGTCGGACATGGTTAATACGTTGCACTTAGCAGCTGATGTACCAGGTGAGTATATGGGTCGAAATTCAAACTTCAGTGGTTCAGGTTTTGCTCAGCAAACGTTCAACGTTAATGCACTGTCTGCAAAAGAATACGATAAGTGGGTAGATGAAATTAAAGCTACTGCTAAACCGATTACTGAGAAAAAATTCAATGAATTATTAAAACCTGGTCATGTGGGACAATCCACTTACACGGGAACTCACTTAGAGTTTTCACCAGCTCCTGAAGGGGAAAATGCTGGTCATGACCACGGATCTTCTGATACTGAAGAAAATGATTCCAAGGATTCACACGAGGAACATTCAGAACACAGCAACACGAGTCATGATCACTAA
- a CDS encoding sugar ABC transporter ATP-binding protein gives MGTQLEMKKISIEFPGVKALSEVDFSVQSGTAHALVGANGAGKSTLMKVLSGAHVHYSGDIFIDGMRRDIRSPKAAQEQGIQIVYQEVDTALIPYLTVGENVMLNDMVQNMGKKQRVQWKELHKQASYILEDMKIRVPSKKLVRDLTLAEKQMVLIARAVSTECKFLILDEPTAPLSHTETTELFRIVTELKQKGVGIIFISHRLPEIFEICEEITIMRNGERVTCRKKEDITRNEVVENMLGKAMDDQFPEVNASIGDVILEVNGLSDAEKVKDVSLNIKAGEIIGLAGLVGAGKTELCKTLFGHASITAGEVILNGRKLSLKSPHEAVKSGLALVPEERRKEGVLVQESVSANLTAASLGKFCKTFSFVDRKAEKEKAKEMIVSLGIKTPSGEVSVENLSGGNQQKVAIGKWLMADADVYIFDEPTKGVDVGAKKDIFELIAKLARNGKAIIYASSELSEIIGITNRTYVLYDGSTVIELETSKTNEEELLFYSTGGK, from the coding sequence ATGGGCACGCAACTAGAAATGAAGAAGATTTCGATTGAATTTCCGGGGGTGAAGGCGCTGAGTGAAGTTGATTTTTCCGTACAATCAGGGACAGCCCACGCATTGGTCGGTGCAAACGGAGCAGGGAAATCGACGTTAATGAAAGTTTTATCGGGAGCCCATGTTCATTATTCAGGTGACATTTTTATTGATGGGATGAGGCGGGATATCCGCTCGCCAAAAGCGGCTCAGGAACAAGGCATTCAAATTGTTTATCAGGAAGTGGATACAGCCCTCATCCCTTACTTAACGGTTGGGGAAAATGTAATGTTGAATGATATGGTCCAAAACATGGGGAAAAAACAGAGGGTCCAATGGAAAGAGCTGCACAAACAAGCCTCTTATATTCTTGAAGATATGAAAATTCGTGTCCCTTCGAAAAAGCTGGTAAGAGACCTTACCTTGGCCGAAAAACAGATGGTCCTGATAGCAAGAGCCGTTTCGACAGAATGCAAATTCCTGATTCTCGATGAGCCAACTGCTCCGTTAAGTCATACGGAGACGACAGAGCTTTTTCGAATTGTAACTGAATTAAAGCAAAAAGGCGTGGGAATCATTTTCATTTCACATCGTCTGCCTGAGATTTTTGAAATCTGTGAGGAAATTACGATCATGAGGAATGGGGAGCGTGTCACTTGTCGAAAGAAGGAGGACATAACCCGTAACGAAGTGGTAGAGAATATGCTCGGTAAAGCCATGGATGACCAGTTTCCAGAAGTCAATGCTTCGATCGGAGACGTCATTCTGGAAGTTAACGGATTGTCAGATGCCGAGAAAGTCAAGGATGTCAGTCTGAATATTAAAGCAGGCGAGATAATCGGCTTGGCAGGGTTAGTCGGGGCGGGAAAAACGGAACTCTGTAAAACCCTTTTCGGTCATGCTTCGATCACAGCGGGGGAAGTAATCCTGAATGGTCGAAAGCTTTCTTTGAAATCACCGCACGAAGCAGTAAAAAGCGGTCTGGCACTTGTACCTGAGGAACGCAGGAAAGAAGGGGTCCTCGTTCAGGAATCAGTCTCGGCGAACTTGACCGCAGCCAGTCTCGGCAAATTCTGCAAGACGTTCAGCTTCGTGGATCGTAAGGCGGAAAAGGAAAAGGCGAAGGAAATGATCGTAAGTCTCGGCATTAAAACTCCTTCAGGAGAAGTGAGTGTCGAAAACCTTTCAGGTGGTAACCAGCAAAAAGTTGCCATCGGAAAATGGCTTATGGCCGATGCGGATGTATACATATTCGATGAACCAACGAAAGGGGTCGATGTTGGAGCCAAGAAGGATATATTCGAATTGATTGCAAAGCTTGCAAGGAATGGGAAAGCGATCATTTATGCATCATCCGAGCTTTCCGAAATCATTGGCATTACCAACCGGACATATGTGCTATATGACGGGAGCACTGTCATCGAATTAGAAACGAGCAAAACGAATGAAGAAGAACTACTATTCTATTCAACAGGAGGAAAATAG
- a CDS encoding helix-turn-helix transcriptional regulator, whose product MIFSERLKKEREKRNWSQNDLAEKIHVSRQSVSKWETGKNYPSIEVIINLSDLFQITVDELLRSDEELKEKIIRESKQLAFPKRKMFFDIVLLIGAFLLVSKLTIFGLNKFAGTDITILKSMPVVSNFLPLALMVIGGVGSDYLKDKYVD is encoded by the coding sequence ATGATTTTTAGCGAACGATTAAAAAAAGAACGGGAAAAAAGAAATTGGTCACAAAATGATCTTGCAGAGAAGATTCACGTGAGTCGCCAATCTGTGTCCAAATGGGAAACGGGAAAAAATTATCCAAGTATTGAAGTAATCATTAATTTAAGTGATTTATTTCAAATTACGGTAGATGAATTATTAAGGAGTGACGAGGAATTGAAAGAAAAAATAATAAGGGAAAGTAAGCAGTTAGCATTTCCAAAAAGGAAAATGTTTTTTGATATCGTGCTATTAATAGGAGCATTTTTGTTAGTGTCTAAATTAACCATTTTTGGTCTTAACAAATTTGCTGGGACCGATATTACAATTTTAAAAAGCATGCCAGTTGTATCGAATTTTTTACCATTAGCTTTGATGGTTATTGGTGGTGTAGGTTCAGACTATTTGAAAGATAAATATGTAGATTGA
- a CDS encoding hydrolase has protein sequence MMQEKQTYHVDLVSGDVLGQKLEENPSFTIHATDEELAELKQCLEEHRTDDLEAYARSHVPYLLYHHDRANDKYDAAMKRLYALIYKLGDEAARNHIEEIGILKDNKFEGKEEVQKFK, from the coding sequence ATGATGCAGGAAAAACAGACCTACCATGTCGATTTGGTCAGCGGCGACGTACTCGGACAAAAACTTGAAGAGAATCCAAGCTTCACTATACACGCAACTGATGAGGAACTTGCAGAATTGAAACAATGCTTGGAGGAACACCGGACAGATGACCTGGAGGCATATGCCCGTTCACATGTGCCCTACCTTCTCTATCATCATGACCGGGCAAATGATAAATACGATGCAGCCATGAAAAGACTTTATGCCCTCATTTATAAATTAGGGGATGAAGCGGCACGAAACCATATTGAAGAAATCGGCATATTGAAAGATAACAAATTCGAGGGAAAAGAAGAAGTGCAAAAGTTCAAATAA
- a CDS encoding ketoacyl-ACP synthase III produces the protein MFKSKARITAIGSYVPEKSLTNKDLERMVETNDEWIVKRTGIKERRIAHEEEFTSDISYKAVKDLMERYDKSVEDVDMIIVCTFTPDFNTPSVASLVQAKLGIKNTGAIDLNAACAGFTYGLHVANGLVTSGLNKKVLVIGADTLSKIMDYEDRATCILFGDGGGAVLVEYDEKQPSFISSHLYSEGEGGKNLYSTNLSTRINGEDLNNSGNLVQNGREVYKWAVTTVPKGMQTVMKNTDLHLNDVDWFVPHSANLRMIESICDRSGFPIERTLYSLVEYGNTSSATIPLALDQGVSEGKLNNGEKLLLYGFGGGLAQAGLLINWTL, from the coding sequence ATGTTCAAATCCAAAGCACGTATTACTGCGATAGGTTCTTATGTTCCAGAAAAAAGCTTAACAAATAAGGACTTAGAAAGAATGGTTGAAACCAATGATGAATGGATTGTTAAACGTACTGGTATTAAAGAGCGAAGAATTGCACATGAAGAAGAGTTTACTAGTGATATAAGTTATAAAGCTGTAAAGGATTTAATGGAACGGTATGATAAATCTGTCGAAGATGTTGATATGATTATTGTCTGTACCTTTACACCTGATTTTAACACTCCGAGTGTAGCTTCTTTAGTCCAAGCAAAGCTAGGTATTAAGAATACTGGAGCTATTGATTTAAACGCAGCTTGTGCAGGATTTACTTATGGGTTGCATGTAGCTAATGGATTAGTAACATCTGGTTTAAACAAGAAAGTTCTTGTTATTGGAGCTGATACTTTATCTAAAATTATGGACTATGAAGATCGAGCCACTTGTATTTTATTTGGAGATGGTGGAGGAGCAGTTCTTGTAGAATATGATGAAAAACAGCCAAGTTTTATTTCTTCACATTTATATTCGGAAGGAGAAGGCGGAAAAAATTTATATAGTACAAACCTATCGACACGTATAAATGGTGAAGACTTGAATAATAGTGGTAATCTTGTTCAAAATGGACGTGAGGTTTATAAATGGGCTGTTACTACTGTTCCAAAAGGAATGCAAACTGTTATGAAAAATACTGATTTGCATTTGAATGATGTTGATTGGTTCGTTCCGCATAGTGCAAATTTAAGAATGATTGAGTCAATATGTGATAGAAGTGGCTTTCCAATTGAGCGTACTTTATATAGCTTAGTGGAATATGGAAATACTTCTTCAGCAACAATACCATTAGCTTTAGATCAAGGAGTAAGTGAAGGAAAGCTAAATAATGGTGAGAAGCTTTTATTATATGGTTTCGGTGGTGGGTTAGCACAAGCAGGATTGCTTATCAATTGGACTCTATAA